GAGTTCGTACGCGGCCAAGGACCGCACCACCAACGGCACCGAGACCTACGACATCGCCGCCACCATCACCAGCTGCGGCAGCCTGCACACGCCCATGTTCATGGCGCTCGCGCAGGCCTGCGCGCAGTGGGACGGTATCGGCCGCAAGAAGATCGAGACCTACGACCTCACGCTCTCGTCCTACCTGAAGGAAAAGATTGCGGAGCGCTGGGGCGTCGATGCGCTGTATTCGCCCAAGGACGACCCGAAACTGCTGTCCGCGCTCACCTCGTTCAATCCGTTCCCCAACAAGGACGATGTGATGAACGCGCAGAAGTCCAGCACCTTCGTGGCGCGCATGCTGAGCGACTACCCGCAGGGCTTCGTGATCCGCAGTGCCGACTTCCCCGTCATCGGCGCGGCCGGCAACCACTACGGCATCCGCGTGTCCACCCACCTGTGGCATGACGCACGCGACATCGACCTGCTGGTCGATGCCATGTGGGACCTCTCGCGCAAGATCTGACACGCCGAGGCGCCGCCAAAAGAAAAAGAGCGCGGGAAGCGATTCCCGCGCTCTTCGTGCGTTCGGCCGCAGCGGCTTCAGAAGCGGTGGCGGATGCCCACGCCGAAGCTGTTGCCCTTGGTTTGCGCGGTGATGCGGTCGTTCATCAGCATCGCGTACACGTCGGTCCGCTTGGAGAGGAAATAGTCGTAGCCCACGGTGAAGGTCTTGCGGTCGATGTCGGTCTGCGTCATCTCGGTCTTCACCCATTCGACGATCACCTTGCCTGACGGCCCCGTGGGAACGGAGGCGCCCAGCTGCACCGTCTTGGCCTTGTTGGCCGTGTTGTCGGCCTTGGCTTCGCCGTAGCTCAGGTAGGGCTTGACCACCTCGAAGTCGTAGGCGCCCAGCAGCATCCAGTCCTTCTTCGTGGTGCCGAGGTAGGCGCCCTGGCCGGGGTTGCCGATCTGGTCGCGCTCGTAGAAGCCGGTCACCGTGAGCGGCCCGCCGAAATAGAAGAAATTCGCGCCCACGTTCTTGCGGCCGTTGCTGTTGGGCTGCTCGCCGAACTGGTACTGCAGGTTGGCGGAGAAGCCGCCGAACTTCGGCGTGCTGTAGACGATCTGGTTGCTCCAGCCCGTGTCGGCGGGCGTCGTGGCGGCCCAGCCGGTGCCGTTGAACAGCGGCACGTTCATGTGCAGGATCAGCGGAGAGAACGTGAACGAATCGCCCAGCGGATTGCCCACCACCGACGGCAGGAAGTTGGGCGCCATCCAGCGGCCGACCAGCACCGAGCCGAAGTCGCCCGACAGGCTCACGTTGGCGTCGCGCGAGAAGAACGTGTCGTTGGCGAAGCGGCCCGGCGTGCCGGTGTCGGCCTGGAAGAACGACGTCAGCTGGAAGTTGGCCTTGAGGCCGCCGCCCAGGTCTTCCGTGCCTTTGAACCCGAACCACGACGTGGTGAGCCCGCCGCTGTTGACCACCGAGCGGCGGCCCGCATCGCCGGCCATCTTCATGGAGCCGGCATAGAGGTCCGCCAGGCCGGTGAGCTGGACCGTGCTTTGCGCGTGGGCGCTGGCGGCCAAGAGCAACGCTGCGCCGAGCGCTATCCGATTTTTTTTCATGGGAATCCCGTCCACAACAACAAAGAAGAAAGGAAAACGAGGATGGCGAGGGGAGCGCCGCGCATCCCGCAGGAAGGCTACGGCGATCCGTGCATGCCTTCCGCCGGGAATGGCATGAGCAAGTAACGTGCCGAAGCGCCGCACCGGCTTGGGCTGCGCCCCGGTGGCGCGGGTCTCCGCACGGCACCGGGCGGGGGCGAGCGCCGCATTTGACTTTGCTCAACACGTACGTAGCCGCGCCGCGCCACAGTGCAGGCCATGTTCCCCATGCCTTCCACCGATTCCTCCGCGCCGTGCGAAGTGGTTGCCGCCGGCCAGCTGCTGCGCCAGCGCCGCCAGCAGCCGGCGTCGGTGCTGTACCTCGACAGCGGCCGCGTGGTGTTCGGCGTGCGCGAGGACGGGCAGCTCCGGCACCAGCTCGGCGTGGTGGAAGGACCGTTCTGGCTCGACGCCGCATCGGCGCTGCTGGGCCAGCCCTGCCCGGTCGACATGGTGGCGGACTCGCGCGTGCAACTGCGCCGCATGCCGCTCACGGCCTTCCGCGACGAGGTGGCCCTGCTGCCGGCCCCGGCCCAGCGGCTCGTGCGCGACATGGCCTCCGGCTATCTGCAGCAGACCGAGCTGGCCGTGAGCCGGCTGGCCCAGGACGCCGAGGCCCGCTGCGCGCAATGGCTGCTGCGCCATGCCGAGCAGGACGGCACCGGAGCGCTGCGGGTGATGCTGAGCCAGCGCAAGCGCTTGATCGCCGCGCAACTGGGCATTGCGCCGGAAACACTCTCGCGCGTACTGCGCCACCTGCGCGAGCACGGGCTCATATCGGGCACGGGCAACGTGCTCACCTTGCCGCAGCCTGCGGAGCTGCGCCTGGTGGCCGGCGGCTGATTTCGCCCTGCGGCTGCGTCCGTTTCAATGCCCCTTACGAAGGACAGGAGGCACAGGAATATGGGCATTCAATATTTGCATGAATAATTTTTCTTCATGCGTTGCCTGCGAATTGTCTCTTGTAAGTATTTGATTTATAAGACTTTTTCTGGATTTGATTGCGAGAATCCGCTCGTTATCAACTCCAAGGTGTCGCATGGTATTTTTCTCAAGCCGCCGCTTCATGGGACGTGGTGGCCCCCCCAGGCCATCCACTCGGCATCCGGTGCGTAAACGTCTGGGCGACGCAACGGCTGCAGGGCAGCGGGTCGCTGTCATATCGGGTGAAGCGCGGGGATGCCCGTTCTCCGCAGCAGTGACTCCGCACGGGCGTCCACCGTGCAAGGCACGACATTCGTCACGGAGGGCATCTTGAATATGGCTGTCGAGAATCAGTCCCACGTGAGGTATCACCCCGGTAGCGAGCCCATACCGATCGTCAGCCTCGCCGCATTCCGCTCGCGGGATGTCGAGCGCAAGCAGGCACTGGCGGAGGCGCTCGGCGCGGTGTGCCGCGAACACGGCTATTTCTACGTCGAGGATCACGGCCTGCCCGAAGACCTGTTGGTGGCTGCGCAGGCCGCGGTGCGCGATTTCTTCGATCTGCCGCTGGCCGACAAGATGTCGATAGACATCGCCCATTCCCCTTTTCACCGCGGCTATGTGCCTGCGGGAGGCGAGACGCCCTACGGCAGTGCGATCAAGGATCTGAAAGAGGCGTTTGACATGGCCTTGGAACTGGGGCCTGGCGACCCCGATGTGCGCGCGGGCAAGTTCTTCCACGGCCCGAATGCCTGGCCCGCTGCGCAGCCCATGCTGAGACCAACGCTGTCATGGCTTTATCGCGAGTGGACGGCGATGTGCGGCGATATCAGCGAGTTGTTCGCGCTCGGACTCGGTCTGCCCAACCATTACTTTGCAGAACGCACCCTCAAGCCGCTCGCGCAATTGCGCGCTGCCCGTTACCCCGAGCAGCCGGCTGGTGACACCGGCGGCGCGATCGGCTGCGGGCCCCACACCGACTACGGGATCGTGACGGTGATCTGGCAAATGGATGCCGAAGGGCTCGAGGTGTGCAACCCGGCGGGCCGCTGGATCCGCGCACCGCGAATTCCCGGCACATTCACGTGCCTGCTCGGCAATGTGACGGGCATGTGGACCAACGACCATTGGCGCGCCACGCCCCACCGTGTGCTGAACCTCTCGGGCCGGACGCGGCACTCGCTCAACTTCTTCTTCGATCCCGACTACGACTGCGTAGTGCAGCCTCTGCCGCAGTTCGTCACGGCCACTGTGCCCCCGCGCTATGCGCCCACGACGATGGGCGCGCACCTGGTGCAGAGCTTCGATGGCGTGTTCGAGTACAGGAAACAGGCATCCCACGCGGCTGATCCAGCCGCGGCATTTCAGGAGTGACGAGAAT
The DNA window shown above is from Acidovorax sp. NCPPB 4044 and carries:
- a CDS encoding porin, whose translation is MKKNRIALGAALLLAASAHAQSTVQLTGLADLYAGSMKMAGDAGRRSVVNSGGLTTSWFGFKGTEDLGGGLKANFQLTSFFQADTGTPGRFANDTFFSRDANVSLSGDFGSVLVGRWMAPNFLPSVVGNPLGDSFTFSPLILHMNVPLFNGTGWAATTPADTGWSNQIVYSTPKFGGFSANLQYQFGEQPNSNGRKNVGANFFYFGGPLTVTGFYERDQIGNPGQGAYLGTTKKDWMLLGAYDFEVVKPYLSYGEAKADNTANKAKTVQLGASVPTGPSGKVIVEWVKTEMTQTDIDRKTFTVGYDYFLSKRTDVYAMLMNDRITAQTKGNSFGVGIRHRF
- a CDS encoding Crp/Fnr family transcriptional regulator, with the translated sequence MFPMPSTDSSAPCEVVAAGQLLRQRRQQPASVLYLDSGRVVFGVREDGQLRHQLGVVEGPFWLDAASALLGQPCPVDMVADSRVQLRRMPLTAFRDEVALLPAPAQRLVRDMASGYLQQTELAVSRLAQDAEARCAQWLLRHAEQDGTGALRVMLSQRKRLIAAQLGIAPETLSRVLRHLREHGLISGTGNVLTLPQPAELRLVAGG
- a CDS encoding isopenicillin N synthase family dioxygenase, producing MQGTTFVTEGILNMAVENQSHVRYHPGSEPIPIVSLAAFRSRDVERKQALAEALGAVCREHGYFYVEDHGLPEDLLVAAQAAVRDFFDLPLADKMSIDIAHSPFHRGYVPAGGETPYGSAIKDLKEAFDMALELGPGDPDVRAGKFFHGPNAWPAAQPMLRPTLSWLYREWTAMCGDISELFALGLGLPNHYFAERTLKPLAQLRAARYPEQPAGDTGGAIGCGPHTDYGIVTVIWQMDAEGLEVCNPAGRWIRAPRIPGTFTCLLGNVTGMWTNDHWRATPHRVLNLSGRTRHSLNFFFDPDYDCVVQPLPQFVTATVPPRYAPTTMGAHLVQSFDGVFEYRKQASHAADPAAAFQE